A region of the Elusimicrobiota bacterium genome:
CAATCAACGATTGGGTAAATAGATACGATGAACGAGGAGCGGAAGGGCTAATAAACCGTCGGCAGTGGAGCAGTGTAGAGTTAATAAAAAAGCCGCCAGCAGTAATAGATAAAATACTCCAGTTGAAATCTGAACATCCCGCGTTCGGCAGCCAAAAAATCAGCGGGTAT
Encoded here:
- a CDS encoding helix-turn-helix domain containing protein; protein product: MGRCDNRRKRYSADYKLELVKLAKRGYNKEQISKLSGIPRTTINDWVNRYDERGAEGLINRRQWSSVELIKKPPAVIDKILQLKSEHPAFGSQKISGY